The following coding sequences are from one bacterium SCSIO 12741 window:
- the acs gene encoding acetate--CoA ligase produces MSEQQPWYRVTSFEHYKELYHQSVDNPEQFWEKVANEFRWRKKWDDVLSWDFAKPDVQWFQGAKLNITENCLDRHLDERGDQTALIWEPNDPKEKFVRLTYHELHDKVCRFANVLKENGCQKGDRVAIYMPMIPELTIAVLACARIGAVHSVVFAGFSAHALADRIEDAQAKMVLTSDGLYRGTKEIPVKRVVDEAIESSSCVEKVVVVQRTNWAVNMVPGRDVWLHDEMDKVDSDCPAEPMNSEDMLFILYTSGSTGKPKGVVHTCGGYMVYADFSFRNVFQYDPGDIYWCTADIGWITGHTYIVYGPLLAGATTIMFEGVPTWPDAGRFWQICDKYGVNQFYTAPTAIRALMAQGDDHVLSYSLDSLKVIGTVGEPINEEAWYWYHVHVGKERCPVVDTWWQTETGGIMISALGDHGPHKPSYAGYPLPGIQPVLLNSEGEEITDNGEEGYLCIKHPWPSMIRTTYGDHERCRVTYFSHYDNHYFTGDGARRDENGMYRIIGRVDDVINVSGHRFGTAEIENAINRNPQVAESAVVGYPHDIKGQGIYAYVILRDRVNDDEVLRAEIVETVVEEIGKIARPDKIQFVSGLPKTRSGKIMRRILRKVAEGDTSNLGDTSTLLDPKVVEEIKDGALKG; encoded by the coding sequence ATGTCAGAACAGCAACCCTGGTACCGAGTTACCTCCTTTGAGCACTACAAAGAATTGTATCATCAGAGTGTGGACAATCCCGAGCAATTCTGGGAGAAAGTTGCCAATGAATTTCGTTGGAGAAAAAAATGGGATGATGTTCTGAGTTGGGATTTTGCCAAACCTGATGTACAATGGTTTCAAGGGGCAAAACTCAACATTACGGAAAACTGCCTCGATCGACATTTGGATGAAAGGGGAGATCAAACGGCATTGATTTGGGAACCGAATGATCCCAAGGAAAAGTTTGTGCGCCTGACCTATCATGAACTTCATGACAAGGTTTGTCGCTTCGCCAATGTGCTCAAAGAAAATGGATGCCAAAAAGGAGATCGCGTAGCCATTTACATGCCTATGATTCCCGAATTGACCATTGCCGTGTTGGCCTGTGCCCGAATCGGTGCAGTTCATTCGGTCGTTTTTGCTGGATTTTCAGCCCACGCTTTGGCCGATCGCATTGAAGATGCTCAGGCCAAAATGGTCCTAACCTCGGACGGACTGTATCGGGGTACCAAAGAAATTCCGGTTAAACGGGTGGTGGATGAGGCTATCGAATCCTCTTCTTGTGTGGAGAAAGTAGTTGTGGTGCAAAGAACCAATTGGGCTGTTAATATGGTGCCTGGACGTGATGTTTGGTTGCACGATGAAATGGATAAAGTAGATAGCGATTGTCCGGCTGAACCGATGAATAGTGAAGATATGCTCTTCATCTTATACACCTCGGGGTCCACTGGAAAACCCAAAGGAGTGGTGCATACTTGCGGTGGCTATATGGTTTATGCTGATTTCAGCTTTAGAAATGTGTTTCAATACGATCCCGGAGATATCTACTGGTGTACCGCTGATATTGGTTGGATAACCGGACATACCTACATCGTTTATGGACCGTTGTTGGCCGGAGCCACGACTATTATGTTTGAAGGAGTTCCTACTTGGCCAGATGCGGGACGCTTCTGGCAAATTTGTGACAAGTATGGCGTCAATCAATTCTATACGGCTCCTACCGCCATTCGAGCATTAATGGCACAAGGCGACGATCACGTTCTTTCCTACAGCCTTGATTCGCTCAAAGTGATTGGTACTGTGGGTGAACCGATTAATGAGGAAGCCTGGTATTGGTACCATGTTCACGTAGGAAAAGAGCGTTGCCCGGTGGTAGATACCTGGTGGCAAACCGAAACCGGAGGAATCATGATTTCAGCCCTCGGCGATCACGGACCGCACAAGCCGTCCTACGCAGGGTACCCTTTACCTGGAATTCAACCTGTTTTGCTTAATAGTGAAGGAGAAGAAATTACGGACAATGGGGAAGAGGGCTATCTGTGTATAAAGCATCCTTGGCCATCGATGATCCGAACAACTTATGGTGATCATGAAAGATGCCGGGTGACCTATTTTTCTCATTACGATAATCATTACTTCACCGGTGATGGAGCTCGTCGCGATGAAAATGGAATGTACCGAATTATTGGCCGCGTAGATGATGTGATCAACGTTTCTGGGCACCGTTTTGGAACTGCTGAAATCGAAAATGCTATCAATCGCAATCCTCAGGTAGCGGAATCTGCCGTTGTGGGTTATCCTCATGATATAAAAGGGCAGGGTATCTATGCTTATGTAATCCTTCGTGATCGGGTGAATGACGATGAAGTACTCCGAGCCGAAATCGTGGAAACAGTGGTTGAAGAAATTGGAAAAATTGCCCGCCCAGACAAAATTCAGTTTGTGAGTGGTTTACCTAAAACCCGATCAGGTAAAATTATGCGTCGTATTCTTCGGAAAGTAGCCGAAGGAGATACTTCGAATCTCGGTGATACTTCAACCTTATTGGATCCTAAGGTGGTAGAAGAGATCAAAGACGGAGCACTTAAAGGCTAA